A window of Candidatus Tectomicrobia bacterium genomic DNA:
GTGCGCTTGCGGCTTTGGCAAGCCGGTGGAAGATCACCTCTTCCTCCTCTCCCGGCAGGAGGGGCGCCAAGGTTGTCATTCTGAGCGACCGGAGGGAGCGAAGAATCTGCTTTTCGGAACAAGAAGCAGATTCTTCACTTCGCTTCGCTCCGTTCAAAATGATGGCCTTTTGCCGAGGCTGTTTGGATCTGTCCTCAGTGCGCATTGCCCGCTTCGGCTTCTCCGCTAGGCCCGCCGATGGCTGAGCGCCTCGATCTCGATTCCCTCTACCTCATCACGGACCGGAGCGTCCCCCTCGCGGGGGACCTCCTGGGCGCGCTCGGCGCGGCGCTCCGGGGCGGGGTGCGCCTCGTGCAGTTCCGGGAGAAGGACCTCCCGCCGCGCGCCCGCTGGGAGCTCGGCGAGAAGGTGATGCGGCTGGCGGAGGGCTGCGGCGCCTCCGTCGTCGTGAACGGCGACCCGGCCCTCGCCCTGGCCCTCGGGGCGGTGGGGGTGCACCTGGGGAAGGACACCCTCCCCGTCCGCGCGGTGCGCGAGCGGGTGGGCTGGCGCGGCCTCCTCGGCTACTCCGCCCACAGCGGCGCTGAGGCCGCCCGGGCCTTCGCCGAGGGGGCGGATTTCGTCACCCTGAGCCCGGTCTTCCCGACCCGGAGCAAGGCGGCCCAGGGGCCCGCGCTGGGGCTGGAGGGCTTCCGCGCCCAGGCGGAGGGCCTCCCGGGGCCGGTCTACGCCCTGGGCGGGGTGGGGCCCGGGAACGCCGCGGGCTGCCTCCGGGCCGGGGCGCACGGGGTGGCCCTCATCGGCGCCATCCTGGCCGCCCCCGACCCGGCCGCGGCGGCGGCGGCGCTGCGGGAGGCGCTGGCGCAGCGGGGGTGACTCCCCCCTCCAAGCCCCGCGCGCTCTTGAGAAATCTTCGTGATTCCCCAACAATGGGGCATACATTCCGGCTCCTCCGGCACGAGGTGCCCCTGAAGGAGGGAGAAATCCGCATGGCCCAGCCGACGCAGAACATCAGCACCCTTCTCCAGGAGAACCGCGTCTATAAGCCCCCCAAGGAGTTCTCCAGCCAGGCCCACATCAAGTCCATGGCCGCCTACAGAAGGCTCTACGAGGAGTCGATCAAGAGCCCGGCCAAGTTCTGGGGGCGCCACGCCGAGCAGTTCCATTGGTACAAGAAGTGGAAGAAGGTGCTGGAGTGGAAGGAGCCCCACGCCCAGTGGTTCGCCGGCGGGACGACGAACATCTCCTACAACTGCCTGGACCGCCACCTCGCCACCTGGCGCAAGAACAAGGCCGCCCTCGTCTGGGAGGGCGAGCCGGGCGACTCGCGCGTCCTCACCTACCAGGACCTCCACCGCGAGGTCTCGAAGTTCGCCAACGCGATGAAGAGCCTGGGCATCGGCAAGGGCGACCGGGTCATCATCTACCTGCCGCAGACGCCCGAGGCGGCGATCGCCATGCTGGCCTGCGCGCGCATCGGCGCCCCCCACAGCGTGGTGTTCGCGGGCTTCAGCGCCAACTCCCTGCGCGACCGCATCCAGGACACCGAGGCGAAGGCGGTCATCACCGCGGACGGGGGCTGGCGGCGGGGCAACGTCGTCCCCTTGAAGCTGAACGCGGACGAGGCCATCGAGGGGTGCCCCTCGGTCAAGACCGTCGTCGTCTTGAAGCGCACCAACACCCAGGTGCGCTTCCAGGAAGGGCGGGACCACTGGTGGCAGGACATCATGGCGGACGCCTCTCCCGACTGCCCCGCCGAGGAGCTCGACGCCGAGCATCCCCTCTACATCCTCTACACGAGCGGAACGACCGGGAAGCCCAAGGGGATCGTCCACACCACGGGCGGCTACATGGTGGGCACCTGGCTCACCACCAGGTGCGTCTTCGACGTGAAGGACGAGGACACCTTCTGGTGCACCGCCGACATCGGCTGGGTGACGGGGCACAGCTACATCATCTACGGCCCCCTCCTGAACGGCGCCACATCGGTCATGTACGAGGGCGCCCCGAACCACCCCGGGCCGGGCCGCTTCTGGGACATCGTCCAGAAGTACCGGGTCAACATCTTCTACACCGCCCCCACCGCCATCCGCGCCTTCATGAAGTGGGGGGAGGAGCACCCCAAGCAGCGCGACCTCTCCTCCCTGCGCCTCCTCGGCACGGTGGGCGAGCCCATCAACCCCGAGGCCTGGATGTGGTACCGCCGCGTCATCGGCGGCGAGCGGTGCCCCATCGTGGACACCTGGTGGCAGACCGAGACGGGCACCATCCTGATCACGCCCCTGCCCGGCGCCATCCCCACCAAGCCGGGGACGGCCACGCTGCCCTTCTTCGGGGTGGTGCCGGACGTAGTCACCAAGGAAGGGAAGTCGGTGGGCCCCGAGGCGGGCGGGTTCCTCGTCATCAGGCGCCCCTGGCCCGCCATGCTCCGGACCCTGTGGCGTGACGACGAGCGCTACCGGAAGCAGTACTGGGGCGAGATCAAGGGTTGCTACTTCACCGGCGATGGCGCCCGCCGCGACAAGGACGGCTACTTCTGGATCATGGGCCGGGTGGACGACGTCATCAACGTGGCCGGCCACCGGCTGGGCACCATGGAGATCGAGAGCGCCCTGGTGGCGAACCCTCGCGTGGCCGAGGCCGCGGTGGTGGGCATTCCCCACGAGCTGAAGGGCCAGGGCATCGCCGCCTTCGTGACGCTCAAGGGCGCGAACGCCAAGAACGTCGCCCTCGAGCAGGAGCTCAAGGACTGGGTGGTGAAGGAGATCGGCGCCATCGCCCGGCCCGACGTGCTGCGCTTCACCGACGCCCTGCCCAAGACCCGCAGCGGCAAGATCATGCGCCGCCTCCTGCGCGACATCGCCTCGGGCTCGGGCCAGGTGGGCGACACCACCACCCTCGAGGACATCTCCGTCCTGCAGTCCCTCCAGCAGTACCAGGACGAGTAGGGGATTTCCGCGAAAAGAGGGGGGGCGGCCCTCCTGCGGGAGGCCGAAGCCGCCCGCCACGGGGAATCGAAGCCCTTCGGAGGGCGAAGGCCCTCCGGGGCCCCCCTTTTTCGCCGATTTCCGCTTGGCCCCGCCCCAAAGTTTGGTAGGATGCCGGGAGTCCCGGCGGCGCCGGGAAAGCGAACTGCCCTGGAGGACGGGCTCATCATCCGGTTCATCGGCGAGAAAGAGGACTTGAACGGGTCCTTCCCCCGCCTCGCCACCTGGGGGGAGGAGCGGCTGGCCGGGAACGTCGCCTACTGCCCGGAGGGCGGCTTCTTCGTGAACCTGGCGGGCGACTACAACTACATCGAGGCCGCCTACTACGTCTCCCAGGACATCGAGGCCGAGGGCCGCCCCGTCCACCCGACCTGCCAGGAGATGCTCGACGCATACGTCCCCCCCCTCTTCCTGGAGAAGGCCCGGCTGGCCGGGCTCCCCGTCCCCAACTACTACGTCACCAACGATTTCTTCGAACCTCCCGTCATCGTGGACACCATCAACCCCTTCATGTACCGCCAGATGGTGGTGCTGAAGGAGGGGATGCAGCGGCGGGTGGCCAAGTCCCTCAC
This region includes:
- a CDS encoding RimK-like ATPgrasp N-terminal domain-containing protein, whose amino-acid sequence is MPGVPAAPGKRTALEDGLIIRFIGEKEDLNGSFPRLATWGEERLAGNVAYCPEGGFFVNLAGDYNYIEAAYYVSQDIEAEGRPVHPTCQEMLDAYVPPLFLEKARLAGLPVPNYYVTNDFFEPPVIVDTINPFMYRQMVVLKEGMQRRVAKSLTRNFTYAICCQELPERAKVAYFRCVMGECGAGRFREAARRFWEAFRLPLAEVRVILAPGGEILLSGVDPLPWKKLTPRERARLNRRVQWPG
- the thiE gene encoding thiamine phosphate synthase; translation: MAERLDLDSLYLITDRSVPLAGDLLGALGAALRGGVRLVQFREKDLPPRARWELGEKVMRLAEGCGASVVVNGDPALALALGAVGVHLGKDTLPVRAVRERVGWRGLLGYSAHSGAEAARAFAEGADFVTLSPVFPTRSKAAQGPALGLEGFRAQAEGLPGPVYALGGVGPGNAAGCLRAGAHGVALIGAILAAPDPAAAAAALREALAQRG
- the acs gene encoding acetate--CoA ligase encodes the protein MAQPTQNISTLLQENRVYKPPKEFSSQAHIKSMAAYRRLYEESIKSPAKFWGRHAEQFHWYKKWKKVLEWKEPHAQWFAGGTTNISYNCLDRHLATWRKNKAALVWEGEPGDSRVLTYQDLHREVSKFANAMKSLGIGKGDRVIIYLPQTPEAAIAMLACARIGAPHSVVFAGFSANSLRDRIQDTEAKAVITADGGWRRGNVVPLKLNADEAIEGCPSVKTVVVLKRTNTQVRFQEGRDHWWQDIMADASPDCPAEELDAEHPLYILYTSGTTGKPKGIVHTTGGYMVGTWLTTRCVFDVKDEDTFWCTADIGWVTGHSYIIYGPLLNGATSVMYEGAPNHPGPGRFWDIVQKYRVNIFYTAPTAIRAFMKWGEEHPKQRDLSSLRLLGTVGEPINPEAWMWYRRVIGGERCPIVDTWWQTETGTILITPLPGAIPTKPGTATLPFFGVVPDVVTKEGKSVGPEAGGFLVIRRPWPAMLRTLWRDDERYRKQYWGEIKGCYFTGDGARRDKDGYFWIMGRVDDVINVAGHRLGTMEIESALVANPRVAEAAVVGIPHELKGQGIAAFVTLKGANAKNVALEQELKDWVVKEIGAIARPDVLRFTDALPKTRSGKIMRRLLRDIASGSGQVGDTTTLEDISVLQSLQQYQDE